The Thermovirga sp. genome contains a region encoding:
- a CDS encoding aldehyde ferredoxin oxidoreductase gives TFPEFGYETVQDRKADEGKGIMTARFQDLMAVADSLKVCKFSVTVGTRVEEYARWLSLVTGWNVTPEELLETGERIFTLKRLYNAALGMGRKEDSLPERILKQPRGTGESADTLPDLERQLDEYYQFRGWTMKGLPTDETLEKLGLERL, from the coding sequence AACCTTCCCGGAATTCGGCTATGAAACGGTCCAGGACAGGAAGGCCGACGAAGGCAAGGGGATAATGACCGCCCGCTTCCAGGACCTGATGGCCGTGGCGGACTCTCTGAAGGTATGCAAGTTCTCCGTCACCGTCGGGACCAGGGTCGAGGAATACGCCCGATGGCTTTCCCTCGTGACCGGGTGGAACGTCACACCCGAAGAGCTCCTGGAGACCGGTGAGAGGATCTTCACCCTGAAGAGGCTCTACAACGCCGCCCTGGGCATGGGCAGGAAGGAGGACAGCCTGCCCGAGAGGATCCTGAAGCAGCCCAGGGGGACCGGCGAATCGGCTGATACATTGCCCGACCTGGAGAGACAACTGGACGAGTACTATCAATTCCGGGGCTGGACGATGAAAGGTTTGCCCACCGACGAGACCCTGGAGAAGCTCGGCCTCGAAAGACTTTAA
- the dctP gene encoding TRAP transporter substrate-binding protein DctP, whose translation MSKRVKLSVSLVVAVCMAVFLAGAWSAPSEAKAEITLRMAGQSPADHQSTLGMQKVSKWVAEATNGRIDIKTYPSSQLGDYTLVYEELIRGTIDMALISIPSQFDSRLELIYVPYLMRDYNEAAEVFKQGGWLFNKMAELHGELGVLFLGFNVEGFGGFGLTKEPKEVLNPLVKKDLLLRVPPMDTFKIGADDMGYTTVSIPYAELYTALQTGIAEGWTGGAPPHSYQGFRDVLKYYYQINNFVETESYLMSKVTWNKLSEEDRKIIADACARAARESIEISEKEDREFFDKLQDYGVKSFWYTAEDVKDLAAHARKVTWPKLEKRLTKELIDEMMEAYNVK comes from the coding sequence ATGTCCAAGAGAGTGAAACTGTCGGTGTCCCTTGTTGTTGCTGTTTGCATGGCGGTCTTCCTTGCGGGCGCCTGGTCGGCCCCGTCGGAAGCGAAAGCCGAGATTACGCTCAGGATGGCAGGGCAGAGCCCGGCCGACCACCAGTCCACGCTGGGCATGCAGAAAGTGTCCAAGTGGGTTGCGGAAGCCACCAACGGCCGCATCGATATCAAGACCTACCCCTCGAGCCAGCTCGGCGACTACACCCTCGTCTACGAGGAGCTCATTCGGGGAACCATCGACATGGCCCTCATTTCGATACCGAGCCAGTTCGACTCGAGGCTGGAGCTCATCTACGTTCCCTACCTCATGCGGGACTATAACGAAGCCGCTGAGGTCTTCAAGCAGGGCGGATGGCTCTTCAACAAGATGGCCGAGCTTCACGGGGAACTGGGAGTTTTGTTCCTGGGATTCAACGTCGAGGGCTTCGGCGGTTTCGGGCTGACCAAGGAGCCCAAGGAAGTGCTCAATCCCCTGGTCAAGAAGGACCTTCTCCTCAGGGTCCCCCCGATGGACACCTTCAAGATCGGCGCCGATGACATGGGCTACACCACCGTGTCCATCCCCTACGCCGAACTCTACACGGCCCTCCAGACGGGCATAGCCGAAGGGTGGACCGGCGGAGCTCCGCCGCACTCCTACCAGGGTTTCCGCGACGTGCTCAAGTACTACTACCAGATCAACAACTTCGTCGAGACCGAGTCCTACCTCATGAGCAAGGTGACCTGGAACAAACTCAGCGAAGAGGACAGGAAGATCATCGCTGACGCATGTGCCAGGGCCGCCAGGGAGAGTATCGAGATCTCCGAGAAGGAAGACAGGGAGTTCTTCGACAAACTCCAGGACTACGGTGTGAAGAGCTTCTGGTACACTGCCGAGGACGTCAAAGACCTCGCCGCTCATGCCCGGAAAGTCACCTGGCCTAAACTCGAGAAGCGCCTCACGAAGGAACTCATCGATGAAATGATGGAGGCCTACAACGTAAAATAG
- a CDS encoding TRAP transporter small permease encodes MTGTCGYEEPHPVRIHNVLWEFLLKFQRFVLIVSSLFVVASIVLTVILRYIFKTDLYGLEEIVVIFAFWLYFMGGSYGSYTGTHITADLVSVFFPEGKLKSSVIAFSSTITFLFSLLFSWWGLDFFMFGIKMSARTPVWRIPMVVSYTAVFLGMVLMTFYFFLAFLEDIKKLRSHFGQGTPQAEGNR; translated from the coding sequence GTGACGGGAACATGTGGTTACGAGGAACCTCATCCTGTAAGGATCCATAATGTTCTCTGGGAGTTTCTGCTTAAATTCCAGAGATTCGTCCTGATCGTGAGCAGCCTTTTTGTAGTGGCCTCCATAGTGCTCACCGTCATCCTCAGGTATATTTTCAAGACCGATCTTTACGGCCTCGAGGAGATAGTGGTGATTTTCGCCTTTTGGCTCTACTTCATGGGGGGTTCCTACGGCAGTTACACCGGGACCCACATTACGGCGGACCTTGTTTCGGTCTTTTTTCCCGAGGGCAAGCTGAAGTCTTCAGTCATCGCGTTCAGTTCGACCATCACATTCCTGTTCAGCCTGCTTTTCTCCTGGTGGGGTCTCGACTTCTTCATGTTCGGCATAAAGATGAGCGCCCGGACCCCGGTCTGGAGGATCCCCATGGTGGTCTCCTACACGGCGGTCTTTCTCGGGATGGTTTTGATGACCTTCTACTTTTTCCTTGCCTTTCTGGAAGACATTAAAAAGTTGCGGAGCCACTTCGGACAGGGAACCCCTCAGGCCGAAGGAAACCGCTGA
- a CDS encoding TRAP transporter large permease, which translates to MVLFSLVLLVITLIIGVPVPFAFLVATTLLVITGGYSPSFLLPYGFSKMSTIVLLAIPLFIMAGGIMERGNIGDKLVDLVDLFVGRIKGGLGVVAVVSCAVFGSITGSACATLSCIGSIMFPRLEKAGYPRGHSAALLANASVLGMLIPPSAIMILYSWVGNQSVLASFLSSVVPGIILTILLSVINMFLLRHNEDLVLAAPISSREKWSLFRVRGKRAVPALVMPVLVLGGIYGGIMTPTEAAAVAAVYSIPVGFWIYKGLTRKDFFEVLVESGTTTGVIMVMLYAVMILSRLYIMEDLPTQILNLLMAVSTNRYAILFMINIFMIIIGMIMDDVSAVLLSTPILLPIILKLGFSPVHFAAIVGVNLGMGNITPPAAPLLYLGGRVGNAPINEMLMPTVWMLLFGWLPTLALTTYVPGLATFLPNLILGVR; encoded by the coding sequence ATGGTTCTATTTTCGCTAGTCCTGCTCGTCATAACCTTGATCATCGGAGTCCCCGTCCCCTTCGCCTTTCTCGTCGCCACCACCCTCCTGGTCATCACCGGCGGATACTCGCCCAGCTTCCTTTTGCCCTACGGCTTCAGCAAGATGAGCACCATCGTCCTCTTGGCCATACCGCTTTTCATCATGGCGGGGGGGATCATGGAGAGGGGCAACATCGGCGACAAGCTGGTGGACCTGGTGGACCTCTTCGTGGGCAGGATCAAGGGGGGTCTCGGTGTCGTCGCGGTGGTATCCTGCGCCGTCTTCGGCTCCATAACGGGCAGCGCCTGCGCGACCCTTTCGTGCATAGGCTCCATCATGTTCCCCAGGCTGGAAAAGGCCGGCTACCCCAGGGGCCACTCGGCGGCCCTCCTGGCCAACGCCTCGGTCCTGGGTATGCTGATCCCGCCCAGCGCCATCATGATTCTCTACTCCTGGGTGGGCAACCAGTCGGTCCTGGCGAGTTTCCTCTCCTCGGTGGTCCCGGGGATAATACTCACCATACTGCTCTCGGTGATCAACATGTTCCTTCTGCGCCATAACGAAGACCTCGTCCTTGCCGCCCCCATTTCATCCCGGGAAAAGTGGAGCCTCTTCCGGGTCCGGGGTAAACGGGCCGTCCCCGCCCTGGTCATGCCGGTGCTGGTGCTGGGCGGGATCTACGGCGGGATCATGACGCCGACGGAAGCGGCGGCCGTGGCGGCCGTCTACTCCATACCGGTGGGGTTCTGGATCTACAAGGGTCTCACCCGTAAGGACTTCTTCGAGGTCCTGGTCGAGTCGGGCACGACGACGGGCGTCATCATGGTCATGCTCTACGCTGTCATGATACTCAGCCGCCTTTACATAATGGAGGACCTCCCCACCCAGATCCTGAACCTGCTGATGGCCGTGAGCACCAACCGGTACGCCATACTCTTCATGATAAATATTTTCATGATAATCATCGGCATGATCATGGATGACGTGAGCGCCGTGCTTCTTTCCACGCCGATACTGCTCCCCATCATCCTCAAGCTGGGCTTCAGCCCCGTCCACTTTGCCGCCATCGTAGGCGTGAACCTCGGCATGGGAAACATCACACCGCCCGCGGCCCCGCTCCTTTACCTGGGCGGCAGGGTCGGCAACGCGCCGATAAACGAGATGCTGATGCCCACGGTCTGGATGCTCCTCTTCGGCTGGCTGCCGACGCTGGCGCTGACGACCTATGTTCCCGGCCTGGCCACCTTCCTGCCCAACCTGATACTGGGGGTCAGGTAG